The following are encoded together in the Humulus lupulus chromosome 5, drHumLupu1.1, whole genome shotgun sequence genome:
- the LOC133779175 gene encoding uncharacterized protein LOC133779175: MLKEYIVKNESMIQSQETSLRNLETQDGKLANELRNRPRGALPSDMENPRNMGNEHCKAMNLRSGNGLENSKKSAWHKGEPPSIQNNEKVSEDAKNSRKLASAQNVAAFELPQSSPEIQKLLFPQRFEKQKQESQFKRFLDMLKQLHINISLVEALEKMPNYVKFMEAIITKKIQLGEYKTMALTKEFEECSVVSVVDSLALKELENNCLDDHLERILLFYSQENDEYEYMAWLEASSHAPRPSFEEPPELEMNVLPSHMRYAYLGESSSLHVIVSPELTRDQEDRLLELLRKFKKAIGRTIADIMGISPSLCMHKILLEDSEKGSIDGQRRLNPMMKEVVKKEIIKSLDAGIICPISDSSWVSPVQCVPKKGGITVVKNEDNELIPTRTVTGWRICMDYRKLNEATRKDHFPLPFIDQMLDTLARRDYYCFLDGYSSYNHIAVAPEDQHKATFTCHYVSKQGIEVDRAKIEVIEKLPSPNSVKNIKSLLGHAGFYRWFIKDFSKVAMHLYNLLEKDTPFHFDEACLKAFEELKSQLVSTPIIVALDWDLPFELMCEASYFSMGAVMGQRRNKVFHSIYNASHTLTGAQLNYTVTEKELLAIVFAFDKSRLYLVGTKMIVYTDHSVIKYLVEKKDAKP; the protein is encoded by the exons ATGTTGAAGGAGTACATAGTGAAGAATGAATCCATGATCCAAAGTCAAGAAACATCCTTGAGGAACCTAGAAACTCAAGATGGGAAACTTGCTAATGAGCTAAGAAATCGACCTCGAGGTGCTTTACCAAGTGACATGGAGAATCCAAGGAATATGGGTAATGAACATTGCAAGGCTATGAATTTGAGAAGTGGGAATGGGTTGGAAAATTCCAAGAAATCTGCTTGGCACAAGGGTGAGCCCCCTTCAATCCAAAATAATGAGAAAGTAAGCGAAGATGCTAAAAATTCAAGGAAATTAGCCTCAGCCCAGAATGTGGCTGCATTCGAACTACCACAAAGTTCCCCAGAAATCCAAAAGCTACTTTTTCCACAGAGATTTGAGAAACAGAAGCAAGAGAGTCAGTTCAAAAGGTTTCTTGACATGTTGAAGCAGCTTCATATCAATATTTCTCTTGTTGAAGCCCTAGAGAAAATGCCCAATTATGTGAAGTTCATGGAAGCCATTATTACTAAGAAGATACAGTTGGGAGAGTATAAGACTATGGCCCTTACTAAGGAAT TTGAGGAGTGTTCAGTTGTTTCAGTGGTGGACTCTTTAGCATTGAAAGAGTTAGAAAACAATTGTCTTGATGATCATTTAGAGAggattttgttattttattcacAAGAGAATGATGAGTATGAGTACATGGCTTGGCTAGAAGCTAGTTCACATG CCCCAAGACCTTCATTTGAGGAACCACCAGAGTTGGAGATGAATGTTCTACCTTCCCACATGAGATATGCTTATTTGGGTGAGTCTTCTTCATTGCATGTCATTGTTTCACCTGAGTTGACTAGAGATCAAGAAGACAGGTTGCTTGAGTTATTGAGAAAGTTCAAGAAGGCCATTGGGCGGACAATTGCAGACATTATGGGTATTAGTCCCTCTCTATGCATGCACAAGATTTTGTTGGAAGATAGTGAGAAAGGATCAATTGACGggcagagaagactcaatcctaTGATGAAAGAGGTGGTGAAAAAGGAAATCATTAAGTCGCTTGACGCTGGTATTATTTGTCCCATTTCTGATAGCTCATGGGTTAGTCCTGTTCAGTGTGTACCCAAGAAAGGTGGAATCACAGTGGTGAAGAATGAAGACAATGAATTGATTCCTACTAGAACTGTGACAGGGTGGAGAATATGCATGGATTACAGGAAATTGAACGAGGCCACTAGGAAAGATCATTTTCCTCTTcctttcattgatcagatgttGGATACACTTGCAAGGAGAGATTATTATTGCTTTCTAGATGGATATTCTAGTTATAATCATATTGCAGTGGCTCCAGAGGATCAACACAAGGCTACTTTCACTTGCCACTATG TATCAAAGCAAGGTATTGAAGTTGATAGAGCCAagattgaggttattgaaaagctCCCATCTCCCAACTCAGTGAAGAATATTAAAAGCCTTCTGGGTCATGCGGGGTTCTATAGGTGGTTCATAAAAGATTTCTCCAAGGTCGCTATGCATCTTTACAACTTATTGGAGAAGGATACACCATTCCATTTTGATGAAGCATGTTTGAAAGCCTTTGAAGAGTTGAAAAGTCAATTGGTTTCTACACCAATTATTGTGGCTCTAGATTGGGACTTGCcttttgaattgatgtgtgaAGCAAGTTATTTTTCTATGGGCGCGGTGATGGGGCAGCGAAGAAACAAGGTTTTTCACTCCATTTACAATGCTAGCCATACTTTGACAGGTGCTCAACTTAACTATACAGTGACAGAAAAAGAACTCTTGGCTATTGTCTTTGCTTTTGACAAGTCTCGACTTTATTTAGTGGGCACCAAGATGATAGTCTATACAGATCATTCGGTCATCAAATACTTGGTTGAAAAGAAGGATGCTAAGCCTTAG